In Euphorbia lathyris chromosome 9, ddEupLath1.1, whole genome shotgun sequence, the following are encoded in one genomic region:
- the LOC136205763 gene encoding ankyrin repeat domain-containing protein 2B-like gives MATNSNKDVPSDEKTSSTDNSKSKSSSGESQSGQGRSPPPPPGAGFAPNPFDFSAMTGLLNDPSIKELAEQIAKDPAFNQMAEQLQQTMQGQAAPAEEALPNFDAQQYYSTMQQVMQNPQFMTMAERLGNALMQDPSMSQMLENLTNPTQKDQIEERMARIKEDPSLKPILEEIESGGPAAMMRYWNDKDVLQKLGEAMGLAVSGEAAASSIENSGQDEAEEAGNDDESIVHHCASVGDAEGLKAALASGADKDEEDSEGRTALHFACGYGEVKCAQILLEAGAVVDALDKNNNTALHYAAGYGRKECVALLLENGAAVTLQNMDGKTPIDVAKLNNQHDVLKLLEKDAFL, from the exons ATGGCTACTAATTCCAACAAAGATGTTCCTTCTG ATGAGAAAACAAGCTCAACAGACAACTCAAAATCAAAAAGTTCATCTGGGGAGTCTCAGTCAGGACAAGGAAGATCTCCCCCTCCTCCTCCAGGAGCTGGCTTTGCTCCAAATCCTTTTGATTTCTCAGCAATGACCGGTCTACTTAAT GATCCAAGCATCAAGGAATTGGCTGAACAGATAGCTAAAGATCCTGCATTTAACCAGATGGCAGAGCAGCTCCAGCAGACCATGCAAGGTCAAGCTGCTCCAGCCGAAGAAGCTCTCCCTAATTTTGATGCACAACAGTACTATTCCACTATGCAACAGGTTATGCAGAATCCTCAGTTTATGACTATGGCTGAACGGCTCGGTAATGCATTAATGCAG GATCCATCAATGTCTCAGATGCTTGAGAATTTGACAAATCCAACCCAAAAAGATCAAATTGAGGAACGGATGGCACGAATTAAAGAAGATCCTTCCTTGAAACCTATTCTAGAAGAGATAGAGTCAGGTGGTCCCGCAGCAATGATGAG GTACTGGAACGATAAAGATGTTTTGCAAAAGTTGGGTGAAGCAATGGGTCTTGCAGTTTCAGGTGAAGCTGCTGCGTCTTCCATAGAAAATTCTGGTCAAGATGAAGCTGAAGAAGCAGGAAATGATGATGAGTCAATTGTTCATCATTGTGCTAGTGTTGGTGATGCTGAG GGTTTGAAAGCTGCATTGGCATCTGGTGCTGACAAAGATGAAGAAGATTCAGAGGGGAGAACGGCATTGCATTTTGCTTGTGGATATGGAGAG GTGAAATGTGCCCAAATCCTTCTCGAGGCAGGTGCGGTTGTAGATGCACTGGATAAAAATAACAACACCGCACTTCATTACGCAGCTGGTTATGGAAGAAAGGAGTGTGTGGCTCTTCTGCTGGAGAACGGTGCTGCTGT TACCCTTCAGAACATGGACGGCAAGACTCCCATCGATGTCGCCAAGTTAAACAACCAGCATGACGTACTAAAGTTGCTCGAGAAGGATGCCTTCCTGTAA